Proteins encoded by one window of Cyprinus carpio isolate SPL01 chromosome B6, ASM1834038v1, whole genome shotgun sequence:
- the LOC109057249 gene encoding protein MTSS 2-like isoform X1, whose protein sequence is MDAGMEKECSALGGLFQIIMNDMKASYPAWEDFVTKGAKLQSQLRTTIMVTSSFLDAFQKVADIATGTRGATKEIGSALTRMCMRHRSIENKLKLFTTALMDNLITPLELKIEEWKKVASQLDKDHAKEYKKARAEIKKKSSDTIKLQKKVKKGKDEVRMQLDSALQDVNTRYAVLEETEKRAVCRALVEERGRFCSFVTMLKPVLDEEISMLGEVTHLQTILEDLGNLTADPNTLPPASEQVILDLKGSDYSYSYQTPPASPSNTLSRKSSISSNYTSVRHVPSLDSISSAVDGLHLRVPDTTQRSRSPLLLVGGEEGARSLSEGNSPTIPRTGHRGQHLRHRSIEKGTENGTSMPPLLKAYSGHEERARTLSTSGKPQSAREQLALTLGGGFNSEAPRTSRDSLHCSSGYSTQTTTPSCSEDTIPSQHAVKKEPPLYDYDYISLHGCEDAHSQSEFDKSSTIPRNSDLSLNYRKMFQSKRPASTVSLLMDPEPIGPHTATIRRKPSSKPNIRRGTISGGVPIPISTPQVPLKASVSTAGLSGSEEIMCPPGVTQSNRVPGSDLVHTRHNLCTSTQSLSAMPPPYYSMFPGQPPVGGTEPLYQMSKQQQYALHQQQQRQYHHHQQQQQQQLQQQYNQQQYNHQQYNHQQQYNQPQEPQYQQIHQKELQQKLERQQHQNQQQIQNMAAHNSSLPTESRKISSAQPGVDHVDGVPDPGSGGDMLSMIRRGVKLRRTLTNDRSAPLITPNHLN, encoded by the exons gAGCGACGAAAGAGATTGGATCGGCTTTGACCAGGATGTGTATGAGACACAGAAGCATTGAGAACAAGCTTAAACTATTCACCAC ggctcTCATGGATAACTTGATCACTCCTCTGGAACTGAAAATTGAAGAGTGGAAAAAGGTTGCCAGTCAGCTGGATAAAGACCATGCCAAAG aatATAAGAAAGCACGAGCAGAGATCAAGAAGAAATCTTCGGATACGATTAAACTGCAGAAGAAGGTTAAAAAAG GTAAAGACGAGGTGCGGATGCAGCTGGACAGCGCTCTTCAGGACGTCAACACACGCTACGCAGTTCTAGAGGAGACTGAGAAGAGAGCCGTGTGTCGAGCACTTGTCGAGGAAAGAGGAAGATTCTGCTCATTCGTCACAATGCTCAAACCTGTCCTG GATGAAGAGATAAGCATGCTTGGTGAAGTCACCCACTTACAGACAATTCTAGAAGATCTTGGCAACCTGACGGCTGATCCCAACACACTGCCTCCTGCTAGTGAACAG GTTATACTTGATCTGAAAGGCTCAGACTACAGCTACTCGTATCAGACTCCACCCGCGTCTCCTAGCAACACGTTATCACGCAAGAGCAGCATCAGCAG taaCTACACCTCTGTGCGTCATGTCCCATCTCTGGACTCCATCTCCAGCGCAGTAGATGGGCTTCATCTGAGAGTTCCAGACACAACACAG CGCTCACGCAGTCCTCTCCTCCTGGTCGGAGGGGAGGAAGGTGCTCGCTCTCTCAGTGAGGGGAATTCTCCCACAATCCCTCGCACGGGCCACCGTGGCCAACACCTCCGGCACAGGAGCATT GAGAAAGGCACAGAGAACGGGACCTCTATGCCCCCACTGCTCAAAGCTTACAGCGGGCATGAGGAGAGAGCCAGGACACTGTCCACCTCTGGCAAG CCACAGTCAGCCAGGGAGCAGCTGGCTCTTACTCTTGGAGGCGGATTTAATTCAGAAGCTCCTCGGACCAGCCGAGATTCCCTCCACTGCTCCAGCGGATACAGCACCCAGACGACCACGCCGTCGTGCTCAGAAGACACCATTCCCTCGCAGCATG CGGTAAAGAAAGAGCCTCCTCTATATG ACTATGACTACATCTCCCTGCATGGATGCGAGGACGCCCACAGCCAGTCTGAATTTGATAAATCTTCCACGATCCCTCGCAACAGCGACTTGAGTCTCAATTACCGCAAGATGTTTCAAAGCAAGAGGCCGGCTTCTACCGTCAGTCTGCTGATGGATCCGGAGCCTATAGGACCCCACACGGCCACCATCCGCCGTAAACCCTCCAGCAAGCCCAACATCCGCCGTGGCACCATCAGTGGAGGAGTGCCTATCCCCATCTCCACACCACAG GTGCCGCTGAAGGCGTCTGTTTCCACCGCCGGCCTAAGCGGCAGTGAGGAGATCATGTGCCCTCCTGGGGTGACGCAGAGTAACAGGGTACCTGGCTCTGATCTGGTTCACACCAGACATAATCTCTGTACGTCCACTCAGAGTCTGAGTGCAATGCCACCTCCATACTATTCCATGTTCCCTGGGCAGCCACCAGTGGGCGGCACAGAGCCGCTGTATCAGATGAGCAAGCAACAGCAGTATGCACTGCACCAACAGCAACAGAGgcaatatcatcatcatcaacaacaacaacaacaacagctgcaaCAACAATATAATCAACAGCAATATAATCACCAACAGTACAATCACCAACAGCAATATAACCAACCGCAGGAGCCGCAATATCAACAGATACATCAAAAAGAGCTCCAGCAGAAACTCGAACGGCAGCAACATCAAAATCAGCAGCAGATTCAAAACATGGCAGCTCACAATTCCAGCTTGCCCACTGAAAGCAGGAAGATCAGTTCTGCTCAGCCTGGCGTGGATCATGTCGACGGCGTTCCTGATCCAGGCAGCGGAGGTGACATGTTGAGTATGATCCGAAGAGGAGTCAAACTACGTCGGACACTAACCAATGACCGTTCGGCGCCTTTAATCACCCCCAACCATCTCAACTga
- the LOC109057249 gene encoding protein MTSS 2-like isoform X3, which yields MDAGMEKECSALGGLFQIIMNDMKASYPAWEDFVTKGAKLQSQLRTTIMVTSSFLDAFQKVADIATGTRGATKEIGSALTRMCMRHRSIENKLKLFTTALMDNLITPLELKIEEWKKVASQLDKDHAKEYKKARAEIKKKSSDTIKLQKKVKKGKDEVRMQLDSALQDVNTRYAVLEETEKRAVCRALVEERGRFCSFVTMLKPVLDEEISMLGEVTHLQTILEDLGNLTADPNTLPPASEQVILDLKGSDYSYSYQTPPASPSNTLSRKSSISSNYTSVRHVPSLDSISSAVDGLHLRVPDTTQRSRSPLLLVGGEEGARSLSEGNSPTIPRTGHRGQHLRHRSIEKGTENGTSMPPLLKAYSGHEERARTLSTSGKPQSAREQLALTLGGGFNSEAPRTSRDSLHCSSGYSTQTTTPSCSEDTIPSQHDYDYISLHGCEDAHSQSEFDKSSTIPRNSDLSLNYRKMFQSKRPASTVSLLMDPEPIGPHTATIRRKPSSKPNIRRGTISGGVPIPISTPQVPLKASVSTAGLSGSEEIMCPPGVTQSNRVPGSDLVHTRHNLCTSTQSLSAMPPPYYSMFPGQPPVGGTEPLYQMSKQQQYALHQQQQRQYHHHQQQQQQQLQQQYNQQQYNHQQYNHQQQYNQPQEPQYQQIHQKELQQKLERQQHQNQQQIQNMAAHNSSLPTESRKISSAQPGVDHVDGVPDPGSGGDMLSMIRRGVKLRRTLTNDRSAPLITPNHLN from the exons gAGCGACGAAAGAGATTGGATCGGCTTTGACCAGGATGTGTATGAGACACAGAAGCATTGAGAACAAGCTTAAACTATTCACCAC ggctcTCATGGATAACTTGATCACTCCTCTGGAACTGAAAATTGAAGAGTGGAAAAAGGTTGCCAGTCAGCTGGATAAAGACCATGCCAAAG aatATAAGAAAGCACGAGCAGAGATCAAGAAGAAATCTTCGGATACGATTAAACTGCAGAAGAAGGTTAAAAAAG GTAAAGACGAGGTGCGGATGCAGCTGGACAGCGCTCTTCAGGACGTCAACACACGCTACGCAGTTCTAGAGGAGACTGAGAAGAGAGCCGTGTGTCGAGCACTTGTCGAGGAAAGAGGAAGATTCTGCTCATTCGTCACAATGCTCAAACCTGTCCTG GATGAAGAGATAAGCATGCTTGGTGAAGTCACCCACTTACAGACAATTCTAGAAGATCTTGGCAACCTGACGGCTGATCCCAACACACTGCCTCCTGCTAGTGAACAG GTTATACTTGATCTGAAAGGCTCAGACTACAGCTACTCGTATCAGACTCCACCCGCGTCTCCTAGCAACACGTTATCACGCAAGAGCAGCATCAGCAG taaCTACACCTCTGTGCGTCATGTCCCATCTCTGGACTCCATCTCCAGCGCAGTAGATGGGCTTCATCTGAGAGTTCCAGACACAACACAG CGCTCACGCAGTCCTCTCCTCCTGGTCGGAGGGGAGGAAGGTGCTCGCTCTCTCAGTGAGGGGAATTCTCCCACAATCCCTCGCACGGGCCACCGTGGCCAACACCTCCGGCACAGGAGCATT GAGAAAGGCACAGAGAACGGGACCTCTATGCCCCCACTGCTCAAAGCTTACAGCGGGCATGAGGAGAGAGCCAGGACACTGTCCACCTCTGGCAAG CCACAGTCAGCCAGGGAGCAGCTGGCTCTTACTCTTGGAGGCGGATTTAATTCAGAAGCTCCTCGGACCAGCCGAGATTCCCTCCACTGCTCCAGCGGATACAGCACCCAGACGACCACGCCGTCGTGCTCAGAAGACACCATTCCCTCGCAGCATG ACTATGACTACATCTCCCTGCATGGATGCGAGGACGCCCACAGCCAGTCTGAATTTGATAAATCTTCCACGATCCCTCGCAACAGCGACTTGAGTCTCAATTACCGCAAGATGTTTCAAAGCAAGAGGCCGGCTTCTACCGTCAGTCTGCTGATGGATCCGGAGCCTATAGGACCCCACACGGCCACCATCCGCCGTAAACCCTCCAGCAAGCCCAACATCCGCCGTGGCACCATCAGTGGAGGAGTGCCTATCCCCATCTCCACACCACAG GTGCCGCTGAAGGCGTCTGTTTCCACCGCCGGCCTAAGCGGCAGTGAGGAGATCATGTGCCCTCCTGGGGTGACGCAGAGTAACAGGGTACCTGGCTCTGATCTGGTTCACACCAGACATAATCTCTGTACGTCCACTCAGAGTCTGAGTGCAATGCCACCTCCATACTATTCCATGTTCCCTGGGCAGCCACCAGTGGGCGGCACAGAGCCGCTGTATCAGATGAGCAAGCAACAGCAGTATGCACTGCACCAACAGCAACAGAGgcaatatcatcatcatcaacaacaacaacaacaacagctgcaaCAACAATATAATCAACAGCAATATAATCACCAACAGTACAATCACCAACAGCAATATAACCAACCGCAGGAGCCGCAATATCAACAGATACATCAAAAAGAGCTCCAGCAGAAACTCGAACGGCAGCAACATCAAAATCAGCAGCAGATTCAAAACATGGCAGCTCACAATTCCAGCTTGCCCACTGAAAGCAGGAAGATCAGTTCTGCTCAGCCTGGCGTGGATCATGTCGACGGCGTTCCTGATCCAGGCAGCGGAGGTGACATGTTGAGTATGATCCGAAGAGGAGTCAAACTACGTCGGACACTAACCAATGACCGTTCGGCGCCTTTAATCACCCCCAACCATCTCAACTga
- the LOC109057249 gene encoding protein MTSS 2-like isoform X2, whose amino-acid sequence MDAGMEKECSALGGLFQIIMNDMKASYPAWEDFVTKGAKLQSQLRTTIMVTSSFLDAFQKVADIATGTRGATKEIGSALTRMCMRHRSIENKLKLFTTALMDNLITPLELKIEEWKKVASQLDKDHAKEYKKARAEIKKKSSDTIKLQKKVKKGKDEVRMQLDSALQDVNTRYAVLEETEKRAVCRALVEERGRFCSFVTMLKPVLDEEISMLGEVTHLQTILEDLGNLTADPNTLPPASEQVILDLKGSDYSYSYQTPPASPSNTLSRKSSISSNYTSVRHVPSLDSISSAVDGLHLRVPDTTQRSRSPLLLVGGEEGARSLSEGNSPTIPRTGHRGQHLRHRSIEKGTENGTSMPPLLKAYSGHEERARTLSTSGKPQSAREQLALTLGGGFNSEAPRTSRDSLHCSSGYSTQTTTPSCSEDTIPSQHGQYGYYDYISLHGCEDAHSQSEFDKSSTIPRNSDLSLNYRKMFQSKRPASTVSLLMDPEPIGPHTATIRRKPSSKPNIRRGTISGGVPIPISTPQVPLKASVSTAGLSGSEEIMCPPGVTQSNRVPGSDLVHTRHNLCTSTQSLSAMPPPYYSMFPGQPPVGGTEPLYQMSKQQQYALHQQQQRQYHHHQQQQQQQLQQQYNQQQYNHQQYNHQQQYNQPQEPQYQQIHQKELQQKLERQQHQNQQQIQNMAAHNSSLPTESRKISSAQPGVDHVDGVPDPGSGGDMLSMIRRGVKLRRTLTNDRSAPLITPNHLN is encoded by the exons gAGCGACGAAAGAGATTGGATCGGCTTTGACCAGGATGTGTATGAGACACAGAAGCATTGAGAACAAGCTTAAACTATTCACCAC ggctcTCATGGATAACTTGATCACTCCTCTGGAACTGAAAATTGAAGAGTGGAAAAAGGTTGCCAGTCAGCTGGATAAAGACCATGCCAAAG aatATAAGAAAGCACGAGCAGAGATCAAGAAGAAATCTTCGGATACGATTAAACTGCAGAAGAAGGTTAAAAAAG GTAAAGACGAGGTGCGGATGCAGCTGGACAGCGCTCTTCAGGACGTCAACACACGCTACGCAGTTCTAGAGGAGACTGAGAAGAGAGCCGTGTGTCGAGCACTTGTCGAGGAAAGAGGAAGATTCTGCTCATTCGTCACAATGCTCAAACCTGTCCTG GATGAAGAGATAAGCATGCTTGGTGAAGTCACCCACTTACAGACAATTCTAGAAGATCTTGGCAACCTGACGGCTGATCCCAACACACTGCCTCCTGCTAGTGAACAG GTTATACTTGATCTGAAAGGCTCAGACTACAGCTACTCGTATCAGACTCCACCCGCGTCTCCTAGCAACACGTTATCACGCAAGAGCAGCATCAGCAG taaCTACACCTCTGTGCGTCATGTCCCATCTCTGGACTCCATCTCCAGCGCAGTAGATGGGCTTCATCTGAGAGTTCCAGACACAACACAG CGCTCACGCAGTCCTCTCCTCCTGGTCGGAGGGGAGGAAGGTGCTCGCTCTCTCAGTGAGGGGAATTCTCCCACAATCCCTCGCACGGGCCACCGTGGCCAACACCTCCGGCACAGGAGCATT GAGAAAGGCACAGAGAACGGGACCTCTATGCCCCCACTGCTCAAAGCTTACAGCGGGCATGAGGAGAGAGCCAGGACACTGTCCACCTCTGGCAAG CCACAGTCAGCCAGGGAGCAGCTGGCTCTTACTCTTGGAGGCGGATTTAATTCAGAAGCTCCTCGGACCAGCCGAGATTCCCTCCACTGCTCCAGCGGATACAGCACCCAGACGACCACGCCGTCGTGCTCAGAAGACACCATTCCCTCGCAGCATGGTCAGTATGGCT ACTATGACTACATCTCCCTGCATGGATGCGAGGACGCCCACAGCCAGTCTGAATTTGATAAATCTTCCACGATCCCTCGCAACAGCGACTTGAGTCTCAATTACCGCAAGATGTTTCAAAGCAAGAGGCCGGCTTCTACCGTCAGTCTGCTGATGGATCCGGAGCCTATAGGACCCCACACGGCCACCATCCGCCGTAAACCCTCCAGCAAGCCCAACATCCGCCGTGGCACCATCAGTGGAGGAGTGCCTATCCCCATCTCCACACCACAG GTGCCGCTGAAGGCGTCTGTTTCCACCGCCGGCCTAAGCGGCAGTGAGGAGATCATGTGCCCTCCTGGGGTGACGCAGAGTAACAGGGTACCTGGCTCTGATCTGGTTCACACCAGACATAATCTCTGTACGTCCACTCAGAGTCTGAGTGCAATGCCACCTCCATACTATTCCATGTTCCCTGGGCAGCCACCAGTGGGCGGCACAGAGCCGCTGTATCAGATGAGCAAGCAACAGCAGTATGCACTGCACCAACAGCAACAGAGgcaatatcatcatcatcaacaacaacaacaacaacagctgcaaCAACAATATAATCAACAGCAATATAATCACCAACAGTACAATCACCAACAGCAATATAACCAACCGCAGGAGCCGCAATATCAACAGATACATCAAAAAGAGCTCCAGCAGAAACTCGAACGGCAGCAACATCAAAATCAGCAGCAGATTCAAAACATGGCAGCTCACAATTCCAGCTTGCCCACTGAAAGCAGGAAGATCAGTTCTGCTCAGCCTGGCGTGGATCATGTCGACGGCGTTCCTGATCCAGGCAGCGGAGGTGACATGTTGAGTATGATCCGAAGAGGAGTCAAACTACGTCGGACACTAACCAATGACCGTTCGGCGCCTTTAATCACCCCCAACCATCTCAACTga
- the LOC109057249 gene encoding protein MTSS 1-like isoform X4 translates to MDAGMEKECSALGGLFQIIMNDMKASYPAWEDFVTKGAKLQSQLRTTIMVTSSFLDAFQKVADIATGTRGATKEIGSALTRMCMRHRSIENKLKLFTTALMDNLITPLELKIEEWKKVASQLDKDHAKEYKKARAEIKKKSSDTIKLQKKVKKGKDEVRMQLDSALQDVNTRYAVLEETEKRAVCRALVEERGRFCSFVTMLKPVLDEEISMLGEVTHLQTILEDLGNLTADPNTLPPASEQVILDLKGSDYSYSYQTPPASPSNTLSRKSSISSNYTSVRHVPSLDSISSAVDGLHLRVPDTTQEKGTENGTSMPPLLKAYSGHEERARTLSTSGKPQSAREQLALTLGGGFNSEAPRTSRDSLHCSSGYSTQTTTPSCSEDTIPSQHAVKKEPPLYDYDYISLHGCEDAHSQSEFDKSSTIPRNSDLSLNYRKMFQSKRPASTVSLLMDPEPIGPHTATIRRKPSSKPNIRRGTISGGVPIPISTPQVPLKASVSTAGLSGSEEIMCPPGVTQSNRVPGSDLVHTRHNLCTSTQSLSAMPPPYYSMFPGQPPVGGTEPLYQMSKQQQYALHQQQQRQYHHHQQQQQQQLQQQYNQQQYNHQQYNHQQQYNQPQEPQYQQIHQKELQQKLERQQHQNQQQIQNMAAHNSSLPTESRKISSAQPGVDHVDGVPDPGSGGDMLSMIRRGVKLRRTLTNDRSAPLITPNHLN, encoded by the exons gAGCGACGAAAGAGATTGGATCGGCTTTGACCAGGATGTGTATGAGACACAGAAGCATTGAGAACAAGCTTAAACTATTCACCAC ggctcTCATGGATAACTTGATCACTCCTCTGGAACTGAAAATTGAAGAGTGGAAAAAGGTTGCCAGTCAGCTGGATAAAGACCATGCCAAAG aatATAAGAAAGCACGAGCAGAGATCAAGAAGAAATCTTCGGATACGATTAAACTGCAGAAGAAGGTTAAAAAAG GTAAAGACGAGGTGCGGATGCAGCTGGACAGCGCTCTTCAGGACGTCAACACACGCTACGCAGTTCTAGAGGAGACTGAGAAGAGAGCCGTGTGTCGAGCACTTGTCGAGGAAAGAGGAAGATTCTGCTCATTCGTCACAATGCTCAAACCTGTCCTG GATGAAGAGATAAGCATGCTTGGTGAAGTCACCCACTTACAGACAATTCTAGAAGATCTTGGCAACCTGACGGCTGATCCCAACACACTGCCTCCTGCTAGTGAACAG GTTATACTTGATCTGAAAGGCTCAGACTACAGCTACTCGTATCAGACTCCACCCGCGTCTCCTAGCAACACGTTATCACGCAAGAGCAGCATCAGCAG taaCTACACCTCTGTGCGTCATGTCCCATCTCTGGACTCCATCTCCAGCGCAGTAGATGGGCTTCATCTGAGAGTTCCAGACACAACACAG GAGAAAGGCACAGAGAACGGGACCTCTATGCCCCCACTGCTCAAAGCTTACAGCGGGCATGAGGAGAGAGCCAGGACACTGTCCACCTCTGGCAAG CCACAGTCAGCCAGGGAGCAGCTGGCTCTTACTCTTGGAGGCGGATTTAATTCAGAAGCTCCTCGGACCAGCCGAGATTCCCTCCACTGCTCCAGCGGATACAGCACCCAGACGACCACGCCGTCGTGCTCAGAAGACACCATTCCCTCGCAGCATG CGGTAAAGAAAGAGCCTCCTCTATATG ACTATGACTACATCTCCCTGCATGGATGCGAGGACGCCCACAGCCAGTCTGAATTTGATAAATCTTCCACGATCCCTCGCAACAGCGACTTGAGTCTCAATTACCGCAAGATGTTTCAAAGCAAGAGGCCGGCTTCTACCGTCAGTCTGCTGATGGATCCGGAGCCTATAGGACCCCACACGGCCACCATCCGCCGTAAACCCTCCAGCAAGCCCAACATCCGCCGTGGCACCATCAGTGGAGGAGTGCCTATCCCCATCTCCACACCACAG GTGCCGCTGAAGGCGTCTGTTTCCACCGCCGGCCTAAGCGGCAGTGAGGAGATCATGTGCCCTCCTGGGGTGACGCAGAGTAACAGGGTACCTGGCTCTGATCTGGTTCACACCAGACATAATCTCTGTACGTCCACTCAGAGTCTGAGTGCAATGCCACCTCCATACTATTCCATGTTCCCTGGGCAGCCACCAGTGGGCGGCACAGAGCCGCTGTATCAGATGAGCAAGCAACAGCAGTATGCACTGCACCAACAGCAACAGAGgcaatatcatcatcatcaacaacaacaacaacaacagctgcaaCAACAATATAATCAACAGCAATATAATCACCAACAGTACAATCACCAACAGCAATATAACCAACCGCAGGAGCCGCAATATCAACAGATACATCAAAAAGAGCTCCAGCAGAAACTCGAACGGCAGCAACATCAAAATCAGCAGCAGATTCAAAACATGGCAGCTCACAATTCCAGCTTGCCCACTGAAAGCAGGAAGATCAGTTCTGCTCAGCCTGGCGTGGATCATGTCGACGGCGTTCCTGATCCAGGCAGCGGAGGTGACATGTTGAGTATGATCCGAAGAGGAGTCAAACTACGTCGGACACTAACCAATGACCGTTCGGCGCCTTTAATCACCCCCAACCATCTCAACTga